A portion of the Kazachstania africana CBS 2517 chromosome 2, complete genome genome contains these proteins:
- the PLC1 gene encoding phosphatidylinositol phospholipase C (similar to Saccharomyces cerevisiae PLC1 (YPL268W); ancestral locus Anc_6.3), with amino-acid sequence MDSSSKNLDTSVVPHLHEVHPSKVIEGSRGYGRTTLNTSAAKCGAQTAKNVRKILSGTSEVYPSTNTIGPPVKTPIVKENKNRSYLQSFPIIGPSTYPYSLSEILKYASESTSKITLIQDEGLLKMCKLLRKEGVFLIKITRNKRRKYLFKLDDDNSVVTWRSDKKKKLELDSIKDIRVGTMANNYFDEHDMSPALNNLWITLIYSVGRKLKVLHLLAPDSNAHNIFFNCIYGLVTVRRRIMESLLLPDNEEFARVHWRLAVSELEEDEGKDVLTFDQIRKLCSNFQIYCTSEHLLRLFKNADVNRNQLLNFKEFQAFVKSLKRRKEIDTIWNSLIKDQEFLDFDSFCNFLVDIQGEIHLKRDEIKTIFRDFKETERIGMTKGDFVRYLNSRPYLTSAKERNIDYTRPLNHYFIASSHNTYLLGKQYGETPSVEGYIQVLQQGCRSVEIDIWDDNSGPVVCHGILTPAIPLANVIKVIRKYAFISSYMPLIISLEMHCNKENQKAVAIILKDLLGDLLYTNESTELGDMPSPMELRHKIVLKVKKSKSYFQSSNNSSFSSSSSYYSSSYFSSNDSEIDSTNMIAISSTSKPKGLRRLKRIGSLKKRADVIPVLLDISSIYGLKFRNFSLPESKTVNHCFSLNEKKVDFMIKDSVLSCSLNKHNRKYLMRVYPHVLRYKSSNFNPIKYWKLGVQMVATNWQTNDIGQQLNLAMFQLEDTRNSMMNSGYILKPRNLIDSVSKIKDITSIYNSDDRRPVKLRMRVVSGQLLPHVTKLSINKNEIKGNDCGSHTFAPYVVARVIDDEESIVKPLFDVRNGTQLGANEIMTSTCQGNGFNPIFEMEFQIILRNLDFSFLQLVVKTNESSIGTAYLKLEYLKKGYRHIPLFNSEGQRYTFSTLFIYSELTEIDY; translated from the coding sequence ATGGATTCTAGTTCGAAGAATCTGGATACTTCAGTGGTACCGCATTTGCACGAAGTACACCCTTCCAAGGTTATCGAGGGCTCTCGAGGATATGGAAGAACTACACTCAATACATCAGCAGCAAAGTGTGGAGCTCAAACAGCCAAGAATGTCAGGAAGATTCTAAGTGGAACAAGCGAAGTTTATCCAAGTACTAATACGATTGGTCCGCCTGTCAAGACTCCCATtgtcaaagaaaacaaaaatagaaGTTATCTGCAGTCATTTCCGATTATTGGGCCTTCGACGTATCCATATTCACTGAGTGAGATACTTAAGTATGCTTCTGAGTCTACAAGCAAAATAACTTTGATACAAGATGAAGGACTGTTAAAAATGTGCAAACTCCTTAGAAAGGAAGGAGTTTTTTTGATTAAGATTACCAGAAACAAACGTAGGAAGTACTTATTCAAACTGGATGACGATAATAGTGTGGTTACATGGCGATCtgataaaaagaaaaagttgGAACTGGATTCCATAAAGGATATTCGAGTAGGGACTATGGCTAATAACTATTTTGATGAACATGATATGTCTCCTGCGTTAAATAATCTTTGGATCACACTTATTTATTCAGTTGGGAGAAAGCTCAAGGTGTTACATTTGTTGGCTCCTGATAGCAATGCtcataatattttctttaattgcATCTATGGTTTGGTCACTGTAAGGAGACGTATAATGGAAAGCTTATTGCTGccagataatgaagaattcGCTCGAGTCCATTGGAGGCTAGCTGTATCAGAATTAGAGGAAGATGAAGGTAAAGATGTTTTGACATTTGACCAAATACGAAAACTTTGCAgtaatttccaaatatattGCACTTCAGAACATCTTTTGAGATTATTCAAGAACGCTGATGTTAATCGAAACCAGTTATTGAACTTCAAGGAGTTTCAGGCTTTTGTTAAATCGCTAAAGCGCAggaaagaaattgacaCGATATGGAACTCCCTAATCAAAGATCAAGAGTTTCTTGATTTCGACAgtttttgcaattttttaGTTGATATACAAGGTGAAATACACTTAAAAAGGGATGAGATAAAGACTATATTCCgagatttcaaagaaactgAACGTATTGGAATGACAAAGGGAGATTTCGTGAGGTATTTGAATTCACGTCCCTATTTAACCAGCGCAAAGGAAAGAAACATAGATTATACCAGGCCATTGAATCACTATTTTATTGCATCTTCCCATAACACCTATCTACTGGGAAAGCAGTATGGTGAGACGCCTTCTGTGGAAGGCTACATCCAAGTTTTGCAGCAAGGTTGTAGGTCTGTTGAAATCGATATTTGGGATGATAATTCAGGCCCGGTTGTTTGTCATGGTATATTGACGCCTGCAATCCCGTTAGCTAATGTTATAAAGGTCATTAGAAAGTATGctttcatttcttcttacATGCCACTGATAATATCTTTAGAAATGCACTGCAATAAAGAAAACCAAAAAGCAGTTGCAATCATTCTAAAAGATCTTCTTGGGGATTTACTTTATACTAATGAAAGTACTGAACTAGGAGATATGCCGTCTCCAATGGAATTAAGACACAAAATCGTATTAAAAGTGAAGAAATCCAAAAGTTATTTTCAATCCTCTAATAactcatcattttcttcatcatcgtcataTTATTCTTCgtcttatttttcttctaatgatTCAGAAATAGATTCGACTAATATGATTGCAATATCATCTACAAGTAAACCCAAGGGTTTGAGGAGGCTCAAAAGAATTGGTAGTCTTAAAAAACGGGCGGATGTTATTCCAGTATTATTGGACATTTCAAGTATTTATGGGCTgaaatttagaaatttttcattaccTGAATCGAAAACCGTAAATCATTGCTTTTCCttgaatgaaaagaaagttgACTTTATGATCAAAGATTCTGTGCTTTCATGTTCCTTAAACAAACACAATCGAAAATATCTTATGCGAGTCTATCCACATGTCTTGAGATACAAATCATCAAACTTCAACCCAATTAAGTATTGGAAATTGGGCGTTCAAATGGTTGCCACAAACTGGCAGACAAATGATATCGGACAACAACTAAATCTGGCAATGTTCCAACTAGAAGATACTAGGAACTCAATGATGAATTCTggatatattttgaagccTAGAAATCTGATTGACAGCGTAAGCAAGATTAAAGATATTACATCAATATACAACAGTGATGATAGAAGACCGGTCAAGTTGAGAATGAGGGTAGTTTCTGGGCAATTGCTTCCACATGTGACAAAACTTAGTATTAACAAGAATGAAATCAAGGGAAATGATTGCGGCTCACACACTTTTGCTCCATATGTTGTGGCCAGGGTGATCGATGATGAGGAATCCATTGTGAAACCCTTATTCGACGTTCGAAATGGAACTCAACTTGGAGCTAACGAAATAATGACGAGTACCTGTCAAGGAAATGGGTTTAATCCTATTTTCGAAATggaatttcaaataattttaagGAACCTAGATTTCTCGTTCCTCCAATTGGTGGTTAAAACTAATGAAAGTTCGATTGGTACAgcttatttgaaattagaatATCTCAAAAAAGGGTATAGACATATTCCTTTGTTCAATAGCGAGGGTCAAAGATATACTTTCTCAACATTATTCATTTACTCTGAGCTGACTGAAATAGATTACTGA